The following proteins are encoded in a genomic region of Brachypodium distachyon strain Bd21 chromosome 1, Brachypodium_distachyon_v3.0, whole genome shotgun sequence:
- the LOC100829752 gene encoding pentatricopeptide repeat-containing protein At3g46790, chloroplastic, producing the protein MRPLPAFVTARLAAVRADPCGVPLPVFNSLLSALVSSDPSHAHLPLHLFRRLLLPRRRPDAFTLSTLSSSFALLDSSHPHTAAASLHAFSLRLGHLHADPVLTNSILLHYLQSPHSSSLALRLFDEMSVRTASTYNTLISYSPAGADTWSFLRCMIADGHTPDRFTVSAALSACMSEREGRELHCFAMKGGMCSDIDFHVSSALVSMYCRACQPGLARRVFERMQRRNVVSWTAMVGGYAENRMFEDAIKAFRQMWTIGGILPNRVALISVLSAVEGLTVLAGGAQVHGFAVRMGLYGEVSLNNALIAMYAKCGALHYARRVFDGTWHKDVISWGSMVLGYGLHGMGTEAVTLFDHMHATGVKPDSIVGLGVLSACCRTGLVVEGLEIYNSLLKDHKVHPTEEMSACIVDLLGRSGLIDDALDFIKSMSVEPGPSVWGALLDASVIHSNKEIQDLACRSLLRLEEGNSSNLVLVSNLHASSGRWNIVEQLRAAIKQGSLKKTPGCSWVNPSI; encoded by the coding sequence ATGCGGCCGCTACCGGCGTTCGTGACGGCCcgtctcgccgccgtccgcgcgGACCCCTGCGGCGTCCCGCTCCCCGTCTTCAactccctcctctccgccCTCGTTTCCTCCGACCCCTCCCACGCCCACCTCCCGCTACACCTattccgccgcctcctcctccctcgtcgccgcccGGACGCCTTCACGCTGTCCACCCTgtcctcctccttcgcccTCCTCGACTCCTCCCACccccacaccgccgccgcctctctccACGCCTTCTCCTTGCGCCTCGGTCACCTACACGCTGACCCCGTCCTTACTAACTCCATACTGCTTCACTATCTTCAGTCGCCGCACTCCAGCAGCCTTGCGCTCCGCCTGTTCGATGAAATGTCCGTCCGCACCGCCTCGACTTACAACACGCTTATCTCCTACTCCCCTGCAGGCGCTGATACCTGGTCCTTCTTGCGGTGTATGATTGCAGACGGGCACACCCCGGACAGGTTCACGGTCTCAGCAGCCCTGTCTGCGTGCATGTCTGAGCGCGAGGGCAGGGAGCTGCATTGCTTCGCTATGAAGGGTGGTATGTGCAGCGATATAGATTTCCATGTTAGCAGTGCTCTCGTCTCCATGTATTGCAGGGCTTGCCAGCCAGGTCTTGCGCGACGGGTTTTTGAGAGGATGCAGAGGAGGAACGTTGTTTCCTGGACGGCCATGGTTGGAGGGTATGCAGAAAATAGGATGTTTGAGGATGCGATAAAGGCTTTCCGGCAAATGTGGACGATCGGTGGTATTTTGCCGAACAGGGTTGCGTTGATTAGTGTACTCTCAGCTGTTGAGGGCCTCACGGTCTTGGCAGGGGGTGCCCAAGTGCATGGTTTTGCGGTGAGGATGGGGCTATATGGGGAGGTGTCCCTGAACAATGCTTTGATCGCTATGTACGCAAAGTGCGGGGCCTTGCATTATGCAAGGCGTGTATTTGATGGTACTTGGCACAAAGATGTGATCTCATGGGGTTCAATGGTATTGGGTTATGGCCTTCATGGTATGGGTACAGAAGCAGTCACCTTGTTTGATCATATGCATGCTACTGGGGTTAAGCCAGACAGCATAGTTGGTCTGGGCGTGCTTTCAGCTTGCTGCAGGACAGGATTGGTTGTGGAGGGACTTGAGATATACAACTCTCTGCTGAAGGATCACAAAGTTCATCCGACCGAGGAGATGTCTGCTTGCATAGTTGATTTACTGGGACGATCTGGGCTCATTGACGATGCATTGGACTTTATTAAGTCAATGAGTGTGGAGCCAGGCCCTAGTGTCTGGGGAGCACTTCTGGATGCATCTGTTATTCACAGTAACAAAGAAATTCAAGATTTGGCTTGCAGATCTCTTCTTAGATTGGAAGAAGGGAACTCATCAAATCTTGTATTAGTATCTAACCTACATGCCTCTTCTGGTAGGTGGAATATTGTTGAACAATTGAGGGCAGCGATTAAGCAGGGATCATTGAAGAAAACACCTGGTTGCAGTTGGGTAAATCCATCAATATAG